Proteins encoded by one window of Mycolicibacterium sp. ND9-15:
- a CDS encoding alpha/beta fold hydrolase, which translates to MTLPALVLVHGGGFAADCWEPTVDAIHRMEPKLRVLAVDLPGRRDKAGDLITACIDDWIDSVVSDIENAVLDDLVIVGHSLAGVTAPGVVTKLGSARVREMILATAQVPTNGGALVDTLHGALSWYARRTAKRKVQKGRSVRSGGLPTALARFVFCNGMTPAQRRFTLARSCQESAPIMIEKVDRSGMPDEVPRTWILTRRDRAVSMKIQHECIAALGGVQTLIEIDTCHMLMVSEPERLAEILVERCRLYA; encoded by the coding sequence ATGACACTGCCCGCTTTGGTCCTGGTGCACGGAGGCGGTTTTGCCGCTGATTGTTGGGAGCCCACCGTAGACGCGATCCACCGCATGGAGCCGAAGCTAAGGGTGCTGGCCGTTGATTTGCCAGGTCGGCGAGACAAGGCCGGTGACCTGATCACGGCTTGTATCGACGACTGGATCGACTCGGTAGTGTCGGACATCGAGAATGCCGTGCTCGACGACCTCGTTATCGTCGGCCATTCGCTGGCGGGGGTGACCGCTCCCGGTGTTGTCACCAAACTCGGCTCGGCGCGGGTGCGGGAGATGATCTTGGCCACCGCGCAAGTACCGACCAACGGCGGCGCCCTGGTGGACACGTTACACGGGGCGCTGAGCTGGTACGCACGTCGCACCGCGAAACGCAAAGTGCAGAAAGGCCGTTCGGTCCGTTCGGGAGGTTTGCCTACTGCGTTGGCGAGGTTTGTATTCTGCAACGGAATGACTCCCGCACAACGCAGGTTCACACTGGCTCGGTCCTGTCAGGAATCAGCCCCCATCATGATAGAAAAAGTTGACCGCAGCGGTATGCCCGACGAGGTGCCACGCACGTGGATACTTACTCGGCGTGATCGCGCCGTCTCGATGAAGATTCAACACGAGTGCATCGCCGCGCTCGGCGGAGTGCAGACGCTCATCGAGATCGACACCTGCCACATGCTGATGGTGAGCGAACCTGAACGGCTGGCAGAGATCCTTGTTGAGCGCTGCCGGTTGTACGCGTAG
- a CDS encoding ATP-binding protein codes for MTTTIAAAKLPAEVESLMRALRLPHARAIAADVLATARAQRWDPTEVIKALLTEEATGRARSMLAARRKAAGFPTGKTFDAWDPGASSIPLPTQQALQTLEWVGRRENLVVCGPAGTGKTFFLEALGQTVIEAGMPVAWFTLEQIGVLVRAHRADDSLGKAVAKIVRTELVVIDDVGLLPVGADAAEGLYRIVEAAYERRSVTISSNLHPSGFDELMPKTLATATVDRLLHHAHLCQTSGDSVRLAQALHGKGVKPLT; via the coding sequence ATGACTACTACGATTGCTGCCGCGAAGCTGCCGGCCGAGGTGGAGTCGTTGATGCGGGCACTGCGGTTGCCGCACGCCCGGGCGATCGCCGCCGACGTGCTCGCCACCGCCAGAGCTCAACGCTGGGATCCGACCGAGGTCATCAAGGCACTGCTGACCGAGGAAGCCACCGGCCGGGCCCGCTCCATGCTGGCCGCCCGCCGCAAAGCCGCCGGATTCCCCACCGGGAAAACCTTCGATGCGTGGGACCCGGGCGCCTCCTCGATCCCGCTGCCCACCCAACAGGCGCTGCAAACCCTGGAATGGGTGGGCCGTCGGGAGAACCTGGTGGTCTGCGGGCCCGCCGGGACCGGCAAGACGTTCTTCCTCGAAGCGTTGGGGCAGACGGTCATTGAGGCCGGGATGCCGGTGGCGTGGTTCACCCTCGAGCAGATCGGGGTACTCGTGCGGGCCCACCGCGCTGATGACTCCCTGGGCAAGGCTGTGGCCAAGATCGTGCGCACCGAGCTCGTGGTCATCGATGACGTGGGCCTGTTGCCGGTGGGTGCTGACGCCGCCGAAGGGCTCTACCGCATCGTCGAAGCCGCATACGAACGCCGCTCGGTGACGATCTCGTCGAACCTGCACCCGAGTGGCTTCGATGAGCTGATGCCCAAGACGTTGGCCACCGCCACCGTGGACCGGCTGCTGCACCACGCGCACCTGTGCCAAACCAGCGGCGACTCCGTGCGCCTGGCCCAAGCCCTGCACGGGAAAGGAGTCAAACCCCTGACCTGA
- a CDS encoding tyrosine-type recombinase/integrase → MPHETDPGYSVTEGVVEAATVVPAVDEIPEWFQQFLDHRQASKPSAHTMKAYRRDFVAIANLLTGGEPVRLSPADITRDSMRTAFAAFAADHEAASIRRCWSTWNVLCTFLYTNELLAANPMQLVGRPKLKKRLPKALPRTAVEALLSAVTQESDARRTDWKERDLALILTALLAGLRAEELRLIDVGDMRTLDDGSAVINVKGKGGKERNVPIEAALLEVIGTYMDSRAGRFPQGKKRTSSPKSTPLSGWPPSAPLFVGRDGERMTRGTLQSRIKRAFKRAGPEARPVPGALVHGLRHTYATELATSNVSVYTLMKLLGHESMTTSQRYVTAAGIETRSAAAQNQLYSLLPEQREEDGTS, encoded by the coding sequence GTGCCGCACGAGACCGATCCCGGCTACTCCGTCACCGAAGGCGTTGTTGAAGCTGCTACCGTCGTGCCGGCCGTCGATGAGATCCCCGAGTGGTTCCAGCAGTTCTTGGATCACCGGCAGGCAAGTAAACCCTCGGCGCACACGATGAAGGCCTATCGCCGCGACTTCGTCGCCATTGCGAATCTGCTTACCGGTGGTGAGCCGGTCCGTCTCAGTCCAGCTGACATAACTCGCGATTCGATGCGTACAGCGTTCGCGGCATTTGCAGCCGACCATGAGGCGGCATCCATCCGACGCTGCTGGTCAACGTGGAATGTGTTGTGCACCTTCCTATATACGAACGAACTGTTGGCAGCCAACCCCATGCAGCTCGTTGGACGACCGAAGTTGAAGAAGCGGCTGCCGAAAGCGCTCCCCCGAACCGCTGTGGAAGCATTGCTCTCTGCTGTCACGCAGGAGTCCGATGCTCGCCGAACAGATTGGAAAGAAAGGGATCTCGCGCTCATTCTCACTGCACTCCTCGCGGGGCTGCGGGCTGAAGAACTCCGCCTGATCGATGTTGGCGACATGCGCACGCTCGACGACGGCTCCGCAGTGATCAACGTAAAAGGCAAAGGCGGGAAAGAACGCAATGTCCCCATCGAGGCAGCCCTGCTGGAGGTGATCGGTACGTATATGGATAGTCGTGCCGGACGGTTTCCTCAGGGCAAGAAGCGCACATCGTCACCGAAGAGCACGCCATTGTCGGGCTGGCCACCTTCCGCCCCGCTATTCGTCGGTCGGGACGGTGAGCGGATGACGCGTGGCACTCTACAGTCACGTATCAAGCGCGCGTTCAAACGCGCAGGGCCTGAAGCGCGCCCCGTACCCGGCGCCCTGGTGCACGGCCTTCGCCACACCTATGCAACTGAGCTCGCGACCTCGAATGTCAGCGTCTACACGCTGATGAAGCTCCTCGGACATGAGTCGATGACGACATCGCAGCGTTACGTTACTGCGGCGGGGATTGAAACACGAAGTGCGGCAGCGCAAAATCAGCTCTACTCACTACTGCCCGAACAACGGGAGGAAGATGGGACGAGCTGA
- a CDS encoding type II toxin-antitoxin system PemK/MazF family toxin, with protein sequence MGAIPGRASRVGCTGLIWRGEVYHVDLGQPVGHEPAFRRPAVVVSVDILNNGPGGLVVVVPITTAGYGLRSHVELEPASSGLDHVSYACCDQLRVVSVERLSSRQGMISPEQMQAVDQALRFVLDL encoded by the coding sequence GTGGGAGCAATACCTGGCCGAGCGTCACGAGTGGGATGCACTGGCTTGATCTGGCGAGGGGAGGTCTACCACGTCGATCTCGGCCAGCCAGTCGGACACGAGCCGGCCTTTCGTCGCCCGGCGGTGGTGGTGTCGGTCGACATTCTCAACAACGGACCGGGCGGTCTGGTGGTCGTCGTCCCGATCACGACCGCTGGTTACGGTCTGCGAAGCCACGTCGAACTTGAGCCAGCCAGCAGCGGGCTGGACCATGTTTCCTACGCATGCTGCGACCAACTGCGAGTGGTCTCCGTCGAACGACTGTCATCTCGCCAGGGAATGATTAGTCCAGAACAGATGCAAGCCGTTGACCAAGCGCTGCGCTTCGTCCTAGATCTGTAG
- a CDS encoding type II toxin-antitoxin system PemK/MazF family toxin yields MNRGEIWTVAGGVYAIKPHPAVIVQDDLFDATSSVTVAPMSSTLLDAPLMRIRIVGGDGRLSGLVHDSDVMIDKLTTVKRSNVHARVGRLTAEQVIEVERAMMAFLGLAR; encoded by the coding sequence GTGAACAGAGGGGAGATTTGGACCGTAGCCGGGGGCGTCTACGCGATCAAACCGCATCCGGCGGTCATTGTTCAGGATGACCTCTTCGACGCCACGAGTTCAGTAACTGTTGCTCCCATGTCCAGCACGCTGTTAGATGCGCCGTTGATGCGCATTCGGATAGTCGGCGGAGACGGCCGGTTATCAGGACTTGTTCACGACAGTGACGTGATGATCGACAAGCTCACTACCGTCAAAAGGTCGAACGTCCACGCCCGAGTCGGTCGGCTGACGGCGGAGCAAGTCATCGAGGTCGAGCGAGCGATGATGGCATTCCTCGGCCTTGCTAGATGA
- a CDS encoding antitoxin MazE-like protein — MAVRERVREYRRRMRERGLRPLQVWVPDVRTESFAAEAHRQASLVARADVSADDQDFIEAISTPWDEE, encoded by the coding sequence ATGGCAGTGCGAGAAAGGGTCAGAGAATACCGACGTCGGATGCGGGAGCGGGGCCTGCGACCGCTGCAGGTCTGGGTGCCTGACGTTCGCACTGAGAGTTTTGCCGCCGAGGCGCACCGCCAGGCTTCGTTGGTCGCGCGAGCAGACGTAAGCGCCGATGACCAGGACTTCATCGAGGCCATTTCGACGCCATGGGATGAGGAGTGA
- a CDS encoding type II toxin-antitoxin system VapC family toxin translates to MMLVDSDILIAHLRGVAAARDWLRDARGEGPLAISVVSLTELVGGMRSAERREVWQLLASFRAEPVTEIIARRAGDFMRQYRRSHSGIGLVDYLIAATADIKGYEPATLNVKHFPMFKDLRPPFKF, encoded by the coding sequence ATGATGCTGGTCGACTCAGACATCCTCATCGCTCACCTTCGTGGCGTAGCCGCGGCGCGTGATTGGCTCCGCGACGCTCGGGGAGAAGGCCCGTTAGCGATCAGCGTGGTGTCGCTTACCGAACTGGTCGGCGGGATGCGCAGCGCGGAGCGACGCGAGGTATGGCAGCTGCTTGCGTCGTTTCGCGCCGAACCGGTCACCGAGATCATCGCGCGGCGGGCTGGCGACTTCATGCGCCAGTACCGGCGGAGTCATTCCGGTATCGGTCTGGTTGACTATCTGATCGCTGCGACAGCCGACATCAAGGGCTATGAGCCCGCGACGCTCAACGTGAAGCATTTTCCGATGTTCAAGGATTTGCGGCCGCCATTCAAATTCTAA
- a CDS encoding CopG family transcriptional regulator, giving the protein MKRTNIYLDEEQTASLDRLAEQQGTSRAELIRQLLDRALNNADDDLPADLKAIDDSFGVLRDVEVPDRRPGSREEHLQRMWRCTS; this is encoded by the coding sequence ATGAAACGTACTAACATTTACCTCGACGAGGAACAGACGGCCAGCCTCGACAGGCTGGCCGAGCAGCAGGGTACGTCTCGCGCAGAGCTCATCCGCCAGCTGCTGGATCGTGCTCTCAACAACGCAGACGACGACCTTCCTGCGGACCTCAAGGCGATCGACGATTCGTTCGGCGTTCTGCGTGATGTCGAGGTGCCCGATCGTCGACCCGGAAGCCGCGAGGAGCACCTTCAGCGGATGTGGCGCTGCACATCATGA
- a CDS encoding MBL fold metallo-hydrolase, whose amino-acid sequence MSLDSYTRLGTTGLDELVPSRYAVQVGDIDVLIISDGVLPLPAATMATNAEPADLAGWLDDNFLPPDLLDWPLNVVVVRSGDRTVLVDAGLGVEFPDFPRAGQTAHRLEAAGIEPASVTDVVLTHLHMDHVGGLLTEGLKARLRSDLRVHLAAREAEFWAAPDFSHTAMPAPVPDVLRRVASQFLDEYHGQLRPFETEYEVAPGVLVTRTGGHTPGHSVVRLASRGDALTFVGDAVFAPGFDNPEWHNGFEHDPEESARVRIALLRELAATGESLVATHLPFPSACRVAVAGDAFRCAPVFWDY is encoded by the coding sequence ATGAGCTTGGATAGCTATACACGCTTGGGTACAACGGGGCTCGACGAGTTGGTCCCGTCGCGTTACGCGGTGCAAGTCGGCGACATCGACGTGCTGATAATCAGCGACGGCGTCCTACCGTTGCCGGCTGCGACAATGGCCACCAACGCCGAGCCCGCCGATTTGGCGGGCTGGCTGGACGACAACTTCCTTCCGCCTGACTTGCTCGACTGGCCACTGAATGTTGTCGTGGTGCGCAGCGGTGACCGAACCGTTCTCGTCGACGCCGGACTCGGCGTGGAGTTCCCGGACTTTCCGCGAGCGGGGCAGACTGCCCACCGACTGGAAGCCGCCGGCATCGAGCCCGCATCGGTGACTGATGTCGTGCTCACCCACTTGCACATGGACCACGTCGGCGGGCTGCTCACCGAAGGACTGAAAGCTCGCCTGCGCTCGGATCTGCGGGTCCACCTGGCGGCCCGCGAGGCCGAGTTCTGGGCGGCGCCCGATTTCTCCCACACCGCGATGCCGGCGCCGGTCCCGGACGTGCTCCGGCGGGTCGCATCGCAATTTCTGGACGAATACCACGGTCAGCTAAGACCATTCGAGACCGAGTACGAGGTAGCGCCGGGAGTGCTCGTCACCCGCACGGGTGGTCACACCCCCGGTCACAGCGTCGTCCGCCTGGCATCCCGTGGGGACGCATTGACCTTTGTCGGTGACGCTGTGTTCGCGCCCGGGTTCGACAATCCGGAGTGGCACAACGGCTTTGAGCACGATCCCGAGGAGTCGGCACGCGTCCGGATCGCTCTGTTGCGGGAGTTGGCGGCGACCGGCGAGTCGTTGGTGGCCACTCACCTACCGTTCCCTTCGGCGTGCCGAGTGGCCGTCGCCGGCGACGCCTTTCGGTGCGCACCGGTCTTCTGGGACTACTGA
- a CDS encoding NAD-dependent epimerase/dehydratase family protein, whose product MTDDGTSGLTVAVTGPTGDIGRSLMRALERSDRVKRVLGMARRPFDPGAHGWSKVSYREGDVLDRESVAALVAEADVVVHLAFLIFGDREETREVNLHGSRNVFEAAAAAAIERFVYTSSVAAYGFSDDLPEHVDETVPPRGTEAFYYSAQKAELEALLHATLDDAGVDVYIFRPVVVAGPDALLLVDSIAKSFQLGGRFPVERQLVKALPWLRPMLPDSGVAMQLVHHEDVADALVAAIEGRGTPGVYNLAAPDPVSLSEVARALGWRPLPIPSRAVPVAAAAIERLQRFLPQDLAWINAMRKPLILDTTKARTEFGWRPHHSAHSTLRETAIAARIQGLL is encoded by the coding sequence GTGACTGACGACGGCACCAGCGGCCTGACCGTGGCGGTCACCGGACCGACCGGTGACATCGGCCGGTCCCTGATGCGGGCGCTCGAACGCTCCGACCGGGTCAAGCGGGTTCTGGGGATGGCGCGCCGACCGTTCGACCCCGGCGCGCACGGGTGGAGCAAGGTTTCCTACCGCGAAGGCGACGTACTCGATCGCGAATCCGTCGCCGCGCTCGTCGCCGAGGCCGACGTGGTTGTGCACCTGGCATTCTTGATCTTCGGCGACCGCGAGGAGACGCGGGAGGTGAACCTGCACGGTTCGCGCAACGTGTTCGAGGCCGCCGCCGCCGCGGCCATCGAACGCTTCGTGTACACCTCCTCGGTCGCCGCCTATGGCTTCAGCGACGACCTGCCCGAGCACGTCGACGAGACGGTGCCCCCGCGCGGAACCGAGGCGTTCTACTACTCGGCTCAGAAGGCCGAACTCGAGGCGCTGCTGCACGCGACGCTCGACGACGCCGGCGTCGATGTCTACATCTTCCGGCCCGTCGTGGTGGCAGGCCCGGACGCGCTGCTTCTCGTCGACAGCATCGCGAAGAGTTTTCAGCTCGGTGGGCGGTTCCCGGTCGAACGTCAATTGGTCAAGGCGCTGCCGTGGCTGCGCCCGATGCTTCCCGATTCGGGCGTGGCGATGCAGCTCGTTCATCATGAAGACGTGGCGGACGCGCTCGTCGCGGCGATCGAGGGGAGGGGCACCCCCGGCGTCTACAACCTAGCCGCACCGGATCCGGTGTCGCTCAGCGAGGTTGCGCGCGCACTCGGGTGGCGACCGCTGCCGATCCCGAGCCGGGCGGTGCCGGTGGCGGCCGCGGCGATCGAACGGCTGCAACGGTTCCTGCCCCAGGATCTCGCATGGATCAACGCAATGCGCAAGCCGCTCATCCTGGATACGACCAAGGCGCGCACCGAGTTCGGCTGGCGTCCACACCACAGCGCCCACTCCACCCTGCGTGAAACCGCGATAGCAGCACGAATCCAAGGACTGCTGTAG
- a CDS encoding WS/DGAT/MGAT family O-acyltransferase: MGTTATRLNVTDNSFLTLEKAGGHMHVAGVLIFEGPPPPYEQVVARIESRLDLVPRYRQKLTGSPLRLSRPLWIDDPSFNIHYHLRHTALPSPGSTAELETLVGRICSQRLDRSKPLWEMWYVSGLEGDRFALIGKTHHSLVDGIAGVDVASLLLDPLDADDGAARNGADAEWEPASEPSGAQLASAELRELFGGQLAVARRALGAVPHPRRALQVTGGYLQGFRDFLAATLDAAPPSPFNVAHGPHRRVTWFEVELSEIKQIKNALGGTINDVVIAAVAGGLRNWMLDRGYPVDGLTLQAMVPKSVRLETERNTFGNRVAAMRAPLPVGVADPVERLRTVITAMNALKSSKQVLGVEAYLGVQQFAPPTLLAQAARLNFSTRLFNLIVTNVPGPQFPLHMLGRELVSFLPIVPTPQGHTIGFGILSYNGKLGICLIGDWEAMSEVHEVAKHVHDAMTELQRSAQTSSGGEGD, translated from the coding sequence ATGGGTACGACGGCAACGCGCTTGAACGTCACCGACAACTCGTTTCTCACTTTGGAGAAGGCCGGTGGACACATGCACGTCGCGGGCGTCCTGATCTTCGAAGGGCCGCCGCCACCCTACGAACAGGTGGTGGCGCGGATTGAATCGCGCCTCGATCTGGTACCGCGCTACCGGCAAAAGCTGACCGGCTCCCCGCTGCGGCTCAGCCGCCCCCTCTGGATCGACGACCCCAGCTTCAACATCCACTACCACCTACGCCACACCGCACTTCCCAGCCCCGGATCCACGGCCGAACTGGAGACGCTGGTCGGGCGGATCTGCTCGCAGCGACTCGACCGCTCGAAACCGCTGTGGGAGATGTGGTACGTGTCCGGGCTCGAGGGCGATCGATTCGCGCTGATCGGCAAGACCCACCACTCGCTCGTCGACGGGATCGCCGGAGTGGACGTCGCCAGCCTGTTGTTGGACCCGCTCGACGCGGACGACGGCGCTGCCCGAAACGGCGCTGACGCGGAATGGGAGCCCGCTTCAGAGCCGAGCGGCGCGCAGCTTGCCTCCGCCGAGCTTCGTGAACTTTTCGGCGGGCAGTTGGCCGTTGCCCGAAGAGCGTTGGGGGCCGTGCCCCATCCGCGCCGGGCGCTGCAGGTCACGGGGGGATACCTGCAAGGCTTTCGGGACTTCCTCGCCGCCACGCTCGACGCCGCCCCGCCCTCTCCGTTCAACGTTGCGCACGGCCCGCACCGGCGGGTGACCTGGTTCGAGGTCGAGTTGTCCGAGATCAAGCAGATCAAGAACGCGCTCGGCGGAACCATCAACGACGTGGTGATCGCAGCCGTCGCCGGTGGCCTGCGAAATTGGATGCTCGATCGGGGCTATCCGGTCGACGGGCTGACGCTGCAGGCGATGGTGCCCAAGTCCGTCCGGCTCGAGACGGAGCGCAACACATTCGGCAACCGGGTCGCAGCGATGCGCGCGCCGCTGCCGGTCGGCGTCGCCGACCCCGTCGAGCGACTGCGGACGGTGATCACCGCGATGAATGCGCTGAAGAGCTCGAAGCAGGTGCTGGGCGTCGAGGCGTACCTGGGCGTGCAGCAGTTCGCGCCACCGACGCTGCTGGCCCAGGCGGCGCGGCTGAACTTCTCCACCCGCTTGTTCAACCTCATCGTCACCAACGTTCCCGGGCCACAGTTCCCGCTGCACATGCTCGGACGCGAACTCGTCAGCTTTCTGCCTATCGTGCCAACGCCACAGGGCCACACCATCGGGTTCGGAATCCTTTCCTACAACGGCAAACTCGGCATCTGCCTGATCGGGGACTGGGAGGCGATGTCCGAGGTTCATGAAGTCGCCAAGCACGTGCACGACGCGATGACGGAGTTGCAGCGGTCCGCACAGACAAGCAGTGGGGGAGAAGGTGACTGA
- a CDS encoding FKBP-type peptidyl-prolyl cis-trans isomerase, producing MPSSVAVATGAVSLVMTLAACGSETEPSSTSTTSSTSSTALADEFIPSVTDTGNPASATCPTAVPQSGGTPEWTFNGTTGSVAVTGSTDTTAPLINVEPPFSVTETQVHTLQAGDGPVVADTATVFVCYMGVNGRDGSVFDNSYERGMPVDFPLDGVVPGFQKAIAGQKVGSTVAVAMTSADGYPEGQPAAGIQPGDSLIFAIKILDASS from the coding sequence GTGCCTTCTTCCGTGGCGGTCGCGACGGGCGCCGTGTCGTTGGTCATGACGCTCGCCGCATGCGGTTCCGAGACGGAGCCCTCATCGACAAGCACAACATCGTCGACCAGCAGCACCGCCCTCGCCGACGAGTTCATTCCGTCGGTCACCGACACGGGCAACCCCGCCAGTGCGACGTGCCCCACGGCGGTGCCGCAGAGCGGCGGCACGCCCGAGTGGACGTTCAACGGGACGACGGGCAGCGTCGCGGTCACCGGGTCCACGGATACGACGGCGCCGCTGATCAACGTCGAGCCGCCGTTCAGCGTGACCGAGACGCAGGTCCACACCCTGCAGGCCGGTGACGGACCGGTCGTCGCAGACACGGCGACCGTCTTCGTCTGCTACATGGGTGTGAACGGACGTGACGGATCCGTATTCGACAACAGCTACGAGCGCGGCATGCCGGTCGACTTCCCGCTCGACGGAGTCGTGCCGGGCTTCCAGAAGGCCATCGCCGGCCAGAAGGTCGGGTCGACGGTCGCCGTTGCGATGACGTCTGCCGACGGCTACCCGGAAGGTCAGCCGGCCGCTGGGATCCAGCCCGGCGACTCGCTCATCTTCGCGATCAAGATCCTGGACGCCTCAAGCTGA
- a CDS encoding threonine/serine ThrE exporter family protein gives MALDRTPGGRVRRGLRNALRGSRDPAPVAGQRSRRSDGMGDLHTRKVLDLTIRLAEVMLSSGSGTADVVATAQDVAQAYRLTDCVVDIFVTTVIVSALPTADSPPVTIVRAVHNRSTDYTRLGELDQLIQRITSGGVTVDQAHEVMDELTERPHPYPRWLATSGWAGFALGIAMLLGGGWLTCLLAAATSAVIDQVGRKLNRIGTPFFFQQVTGAAIATSVAVAAYLYADVGPTVMVATGIVMLLSGLTLVGAMQDAVTGYMLTSIARLGEAVLLTSGIVVGIVAGLQIAQTAGISIALHVDATESFIAPSGALRISVAVFGAALAGACLTVASYAPLRAILTAGLVAGLAEAVLIALGKAGFGQILASGAAAVGVGLVATLISIRRQAPALVTATAGIMPMLPGLAVFRAVFSFAVDGNFDNGLRQMMSAIAIALALGSGVVLGEFLGSPLRFRAGRIGDFVRKEGPPGLRRAVGRVVRLQPTGEQPTEIVSRTRSVALQPAPTDGVAQESGDDGEASEK, from the coding sequence ATGGCGCTAGATCGAACGCCCGGCGGTCGAGTCCGCCGTGGTTTGCGAAATGCACTGCGCGGCAGCCGTGATCCGGCACCCGTCGCCGGCCAGCGGAGCCGGCGGTCGGACGGGATGGGCGACCTGCACACCCGCAAGGTGCTCGATCTGACGATCCGCCTCGCCGAGGTGATGCTCTCATCGGGGTCAGGCACCGCCGACGTCGTCGCGACCGCCCAAGACGTAGCTCAGGCCTACCGACTGACCGACTGCGTCGTCGACATCTTCGTCACCACGGTCATCGTGTCGGCATTGCCGACTGCGGACAGTCCGCCCGTCACCATCGTCCGGGCCGTACACAACCGATCGACCGACTACACCCGACTGGGTGAACTCGACCAACTCATCCAACGGATCACGTCCGGCGGGGTGACCGTCGATCAGGCCCACGAGGTCATGGATGAGCTGACCGAACGCCCGCACCCTTATCCACGCTGGCTGGCAACCTCGGGGTGGGCGGGCTTCGCCCTGGGCATCGCCATGCTGCTCGGTGGCGGCTGGCTGACGTGCTTGCTGGCCGCCGCGACGTCCGCGGTCATCGACCAGGTGGGCCGGAAGCTGAACCGCATCGGCACGCCGTTCTTCTTTCAGCAGGTGACCGGAGCAGCGATAGCCACCTCGGTCGCCGTGGCCGCCTACCTCTATGCCGACGTGGGTCCGACGGTCATGGTCGCCACCGGCATCGTGATGCTGTTGTCCGGGCTGACGTTGGTCGGCGCGATGCAGGACGCGGTGACCGGTTACATGCTCACCTCGATCGCCCGGCTCGGGGAAGCGGTGCTGCTGACTTCGGGAATTGTCGTGGGAATCGTCGCGGGCCTGCAGATCGCGCAAACCGCCGGCATCTCCATCGCGCTGCACGTGGACGCGACCGAATCCTTCATCGCACCGAGCGGAGCGCTGCGGATCTCTGTTGCGGTGTTCGGCGCGGCGCTGGCCGGTGCCTGCCTGACGGTCGCGAGCTACGCACCCCTGCGGGCCATCCTCACCGCTGGACTGGTGGCCGGCCTAGCCGAGGCGGTGCTGATCGCGCTTGGCAAAGCGGGATTCGGTCAGATACTCGCCAGCGGGGCCGCCGCGGTCGGGGTGGGTCTCGTCGCCACGCTGATCTCGATCCGCCGACAGGCGCCGGCATTGGTGACGGCCACCGCGGGCATCATGCCGATGCTTCCGGGCCTGGCGGTTTTCCGCGCCGTATTCTCCTTCGCCGTCGACGGCAACTTCGACAACGGCTTGCGCCAGATGATGTCGGCGATCGCAATCGCGCTTGCCCTCGGCAGTGGGGTAGTGCTCGGCGAATTCCTCGGCTCGCCGCTGCGTTTCCGCGCCGGCCGGATCGGTGACTTCGTCCGGAAGGAGGGGCCACCCGGGCTCCGCCGGGCCGTCGGCCGTGTCGTGCGTCTGCAGCCGACCGGAGAACAGCCGACAGAGATCGTCTCGCGGACGCGAAGCGTTGCATTGCAACCGGCGCCGACCGACGGCGTGGCGCAAGAATCCGGCGACGACGGCGAGGCTTCCGAGAAGTAG